In the Mesorhizobium sp. M1D.F.Ca.ET.043.01.1.1 genome, GTTCGGCCGCGGGCAACGGGTTGTTCGCAATATAGGCGGATACGACGCTTGCAGTCAGGGAGACGGCTGAATCGACGCCGTCCTTGCCCGAGACAACGCTATCCGCGCCTGAAAGGTTCTTCCCGTTGCGATGTGCAAGGTCGACCCGGTCAACATTGCCCGCTGGCCGGTCGAACCCATCCAACGCCCTGGTTATGGCCGGCTTCGCATAAGGCCTTTTCAAAAGCGCTCTCCTCTTGCCGGTCAAGCCCTGGCGGTGATCGATGCGAGATTCTGCCTCGCCACAAAATATTGTGGGAAAATTTCACACGTGTCAACCGGAGGGCGACGTCGACTTGCGAAACCGGGAGCCGGCGACGGGATATGAACGCAATCCCTGCGAATTCGGGATAGCGGGTGGACAGGCTGCATTGCTGGCCCATCTATTGTGGAAGCATTTCCCACGGGCTATTTTCGGCAAATTTTCGGGGCATGGGTGAATTGATTGACGGGTGAAGGACGGCGATGAGCAAATCGGCGGAACAATATCTGGATGCCGCGGGCGTCCAGAGCGCGTTGAACCGGGTGCTTCGCCCGTTGGTGCGACTGGCGATCAAGTGCGGGGTGACGTTTCCCACCTTCGTCGACCTGTTGCGGCAGATCTACGTCAACGTGGCGGAGCACGAGTTCACGCTGCCCGACAAGCCGCAGACGGACAGCAGGGTAAGCCTGCTGACGGGCGTCCATCGCAAGGAGGTCAGCCGTCTGCGCGGCGCCGGCGCCCCGGTCAGGGTCATACCCGACTCAGTTTCAAGGACAAGCGCGATCGTTGCGCGCTGGCTTGCCGATCCGATGTTCACCGACGCCAGGGGCGCGCCATTGCCCTTGCCGCGAATGGCCGAGACCGGCGAGGCGTCGTTCGCGGGTCTGGTGGAGTCGGTGACGCGCGATCTGCGGCCGAGGGCGGTTCTCGACGACTGGCTCGATCGCAAGCTCGTGGAGACCGATGAAGAGGATCGCATCGTCCTGATGGAATCGGCAATGGCGCCGCGCGACGACTGCGAGGTCAGGCTCTATTACTTTGCCCGCAATCTTCAGGACCATGCCGCCGCTGCCGTCGCAAACATCCTCGCCGACAAACCGCCTTTCATCGAGCGAGCCGTCCACTATGACGGTCTCTCGGAAGACCTTGCCAGGTCGCTCGAAGCCTATAGCCGCAAGGTCATGGTCGAGACGCTGCTCCACCTCAACAGGCATGCGAACCAAGCGGTGAAAAGCGATCCCGGCGGGACTAGCCGATGGAATTGCGGCGCCTACATCCTCACCTCCGACGGCGCATCGTTCGCCGGCGAAGACTCTTCCAAGCCTGCCGGCGGAGACGCCTAATGGAATGGAGGTTGACGAGGCGGAATTTCCTGGCGCTCGGCGCCGCCTTTCCGGCGGCGCTGTTCAGTGCTTTCGCGAGGGCGACGGACACGTCGGGCGACCGGGGTATCGGCGGCACCGGCTGGACGGCGGGAACCGGGGACGATCACGGCATCGGCGGCACCGGCATCGTGGGAACCATACAGCGCTTCGGCAGCATCTTCGTCAACGATGTGCGGGTCGCGTACGGTCCGGAAGTGCCCGTTTGGATAGACGGCGTCACCGCCACCGCGAGCAGCCTCAAGGTAGGACAAGTCGTGCGCGTGGCGGTGACACAGGATGCGGATCGCGTCGTCACGGGGCAAATCCATGTCACCAGCGAGGTCGTCGGACCCGTCGAGCGCACAAGTCGCGGCTCGATCCTGGTTCTGGGACAGAGCGTGGATACCGGCGGCGTTGCAGCGATGCCGCCGGTCAGGAAGGGCGATATCGTGGCCGTCCAAGGTATTCGCCGGCCGGACGGGAAAATCGTCGCGAGCCTGATAGAGGCCAGGCCATCCGAGACACGTTACCTGGTTCGCGGCCTGGCGGTCGTGAAGTCGGGGTCACTGCTGGTGGGGCGGCTTAATATCGGGCCGCGATCATCGCAGCTTGCGAACCGCCGCGTCGAGCTGACCCTGGCCAAGGCCACCGGCGGCTATAAGGTGGTGCGCATCGAGGCGGAGACACCGGTTCCGCAGGCCGATGTCGCGAGCGTGCTCTACGAGACCTTCCTGCGGCGTCAGGGACGTCGGCTGGAATCGGGTCTGGGCGTTTCCGTCGAAGGCGACGATTCGAAATCGACGGCAGTGGTGCGCGCGTTCCTTGCGGTCGGATTCGACCGGTCGGGCAATATCGTATCGGCCTCACGTCAGTCGAATGTCGGCCCGCACTCGCCAGGCCAGCCTGGCATGCCCGGTCAGCCGCCGGGTCCGCCGAACGGCGCCCCCAATGGACCCGGCGGGCCTGGTGGTCCCGGCGGACCGGGCGGCCCAGGGGGTCCAGGCTCGCCTTAAGGGCCAGGATAGGCCGAGGGGCAAAGGATCGCCGGGACCTTGCCCGGCGGCAATGTTGAGTGTTTTGCGGCGCCGGGTTCTCGAAATCACCGCTGTCTCGGGATGGCGTGGGATCCGGCCGGTCTGTCTTTTGCGAGGGGACAGAACCGGCCGGCGCAGTCGCACGGGCTCTTGTACCGGGGTGGGTGGTTCGAGCTTTTTTCGGTACGGCTGCTTTTCCGCGGATCATGCGGGGGGCAGGTGATCCGCTGAAATTCAGTCCGGGTCTGCGCGCGGCAGGCCCGGTCGAAACGGCTTGAATGATATTGTGGGAAAATTACCCACATGTCAAGCTTCATTGGATGAGAGGCGGGCCGGCGTTTTCATGCAAACTCTTGACGTGGGTAATTTTCCCACGTATTTGCTCAAGCCATCAGAAATTGATTGTCTGACCGGTCCAAAGATCAGGTGCGGGTCTCGCCGAGTTCGCAACGGTGAGCTGCGGCTGGCTTTTGTCATCCGGCTTGCGGGCAAAATAGACTTGAAGGTAATCCATTGAAGAAACTGTACATCGACGCGAGCTTACCTTTTCGATGGGGACCTCATCCGCCCGTGGGCATACCGCGCGTCGAGACGGCACTTGTCCGCCAGGCGCTTCGATGGCGCGCCTCGCCGGTCGGCTTCTTCATCGTCGACGCGCAGGGGCGGGGCCGAATGCTGGGCGAAGCGGAGCTTCGCTACCTGAAGCGGCTGGTCGAGGGTGAGCTGCCGCAAGCCGTCGGCGGAGAGGACAGGCCGTATCTGGCCCGCCTCGGGAAGGTGCTGTCGATCATGCG is a window encoding:
- a CDS encoding DUF6502 family protein; this translates as MSKSAEQYLDAAGVQSALNRVLRPLVRLAIKCGVTFPTFVDLLRQIYVNVAEHEFTLPDKPQTDSRVSLLTGVHRKEVSRLRGAGAPVRVIPDSVSRTSAIVARWLADPMFTDARGAPLPLPRMAETGEASFAGLVESVTRDLRPRAVLDDWLDRKLVETDEEDRIVLMESAMAPRDDCEVRLYYFARNLQDHAAAAVANILADKPPFIERAVHYDGLSEDLARSLEAYSRKVMVETLLHLNRHANQAVKSDPGGTSRWNCGAYILTSDGASFAGEDSSKPAGGDA
- a CDS encoding DUF5666 domain-containing protein; the encoded protein is MEWRLTRRNFLALGAAFPAALFSAFARATDTSGDRGIGGTGWTAGTGDDHGIGGTGIVGTIQRFGSIFVNDVRVAYGPEVPVWIDGVTATASSLKVGQVVRVAVTQDADRVVTGQIHVTSEVVGPVERTSRGSILVLGQSVDTGGVAAMPPVRKGDIVAVQGIRRPDGKIVASLIEARPSETRYLVRGLAVVKSGSLLVGRLNIGPRSSQLANRRVELTLAKATGGYKVVRIEAETPVPQADVASVLYETFLRRQGRRLESGLGVSVEGDDSKSTAVVRAFLAVGFDRSGNIVSASRQSNVGPHSPGQPGMPGQPPGPPNGAPNGPGGPGGPGGPGGPGGPGSP